The Solanum lycopersicum chromosome 2, SLM_r2.1 DNA window ttattttgtttgtCAACTTCTTGGACACTGAGAAGCTTGCCCCTTGAGACTGGGTCCTTTGTTTTGAATTGCCCTTTCCTTTCCCAAGTGGAACTCCTTCTTGCCTTCAACTGTGCCAAACTCCACTTCTGCTGTTGCGAGGTGGAATGATTCATTCAACCTTGGTATTGGTAACGAAAAAATTGGTCTCTAGCAGTTTGGACGTTAGGTTCATTGACTAGAGTATATGCAGAACAGTATTTGATAAATTGTATATTAGCTTTCACATACTGTTTCATTCTTCACTAGTTAGATGTATCATTTAAgcataatatatttgtatttttcttcttgcCATATGCATTATAACAAAGTAGTTGATCTGACTTATTGTTGTATTTATGCTAGCTTTTCACCACCATTACCGTTGATGAAGCTGCTCCTGGGTTGAAGACAATTTTAAGCTTCAGAGTTCCTGACCAAAGGTCTGGAAAGGTAAATAGCAATATCATATTGCATCAAATGTGTCTATTAGAATAAGAAAATGTCAAATTGTGTGCTACTTCTGCTTGTTCTAATTTTGTATTGGTCTTGACAGTTGGAAGTTCAATATCTGCATGACTATGCTGGGATATGCACTAGCGTAGGGTTGACAGCAAACCCTATTGTTAACTTTTCTGGTGTAGTGGGTACCAACATTGTTGCTCTTGGAACTGATGTATCCTTTGACACCAAGACTGGAGATTTCACCAAATGCAATGCTGGTTTGAGCTTCACAAATGCCGACCTTGTTGCTTCTTTGAATCTGTGAGTGGTGTACCTTACTTTAGCATGTGTTCACTTGAAATTCAATATGTTATATATCAAGTTAGGCATTCAAGTTATATGTTAGTTTTTTGATGTGCATGCTCTATGACAACTCAGGAATAACAAGGGAGACAATCTGACTGCATCATACTACCACACAGTGAGCCCTCTTACAAGTACCGCTGTTGGGGCTGAGGTGAATCACAGCTTCTCTACCAATGAGAACATCATCACCGTGGGTACTCAGCACCGATTGGATCCTTTGACCAGTGTGAAGGCAAGGATTAACAACTTTGGCAAGGCCAGTGCTCTGCTTCAACATGAGTGGCGTCCGAAGTCCCTTTTCACAGTTTCAGGAGAAGTGGACACTAAATCTGTTGACAAGGGTGCCAAGTTTGGACTTGCTTTGGCTCTCAAGCCATAGGTTTTTCATCTTTAATCCATAGACATGAGGCAATTACTGCAATTTGAAGACTTGTTCTGTAGTGTTTTTTGCACTGTAAAAATAAATCTAGGTGGTTGCTTGAACCTATGCATCCTTGTTCTAAGTTCGTACATTCTTATTCACCCTTTTTGAAAATGATGGGTGGTGTCCTTATATTGATTCTATAACCTTGAGAGGCTAAGCTTGAGATTTTATCATAATCAACAGCCAATTTTTCAATACTTTGGTCCATGTTTACAGCTTAGAAACTGTTGAGACTTTCATATAATGGCCTGGTCGGTTAAATAAAGATCATACAATGCTATATGCTGTTCTGGATTCTGCTTAGCAATTGATGTTTACAATGCACTAAGAAGATAAGGCAATACCTCAGGAAAAATGTGTTCAGTTTTATTTTTCTCTGGGTGCCATTCTAAGCGTTGCAGTTGTGTTTGATTGTATCATTGTGTATGCTGAAAACTGAGTGGTATTAGGAGCTTGCATATGTATTATAGCCAAAGGAGGCGCAAGTTTGTAGCTTACACAAGATGCTCACTAGAGTGAAAAATCACTTTTTATGGCATGTAGTAATATGTCAATGAAACAATACATAGAACCGACTATAAGACGACAAACCTTCGACTTATATAGTTGCATGTGATCACATTAGCAACTAACATATATGTAGAGAACAATAGTGGCCATCATAATCAAATCAAGAAATATTACTTACAAAACAGAATCACACGACAGACTGTGaaacaaatttataaaagattttgtTGCTCGACAGCTGAACCCTGGAGTAATCCTTGTCGAATCTGCCCTGCAATGTCACTCACAGCACCAGGTCCATGTGGGATAAAGACTGCTGAGGATTTGGAGCTGGCACCAATTTCCTTCATGGTGTCAAAATACTGAGTAATGAGGACCATGTCCACGACGTCCTTGGCAGTAGTTCCAGGTACATTTACCGAAAATCCAAGAACACTGTCCCTTAAACCATCAACAATGGCCTGGCGTTGTCTAGCAACCCCTAGTCCTGCCAGGTACTTTGCCTCAGCATCACCTTCAGCTCGTTTTATCTGGACAATTTTGTCAGCTTCTGCTTTCTCATTGGCGGCTACTCTCAACCTTGCAGCTGACACAGTTGGATGTAAACCAACAGTTAGGTTAAAGCATTAAGAATTACTTGTGACCAGCTAGATTCTGGATAAATTGAAATGAATTGCTTGACAGAGTCCAATGTAGCAACAGAATCTAGCCATAATGGAATTTATTCTCCTAACAAGGAAATCTTTTGTGAGAACCACTAGAGAAGAACATTTTTGAAAATAGAATCCTGATGCACTTTAGGGGCTACTGAAACCTATGAGGTAGGGTCAATACGAATAACGAAAGACTAAGCTTGCTCACGCTCTCATGTTTCACATGAGAATATGAGCAAACTTGAGACACACATAAGCTAAGTATGTaagaatatatgtattttagtCATCCCCAAGTCATTTTTTTATGGTCTTGTTGTATATATCACCATCCATCCATAATTCTGAAACAGCTATCTTTGTAGGTTCACAGACCTGATCACACCTAATTTTATCGGTAAGTCATTTATAAATCACCATAGAACTTTCCCATGAGATGAATTACTGCTATTAGATAGACAGAAATGAGGTGTTGCCAGCATTGGACTAACTAAAGAGAGGTTATACATGATACCTGCATTGATTTCATTCATAGCTCGCTTAACATGTTCATCTGGCTCTATATCAACTATAAGTGTCTGAACAATCTCATACCCGTAAGCAGACATTGCCTACATATCATACAAAGGAAGATGAGTACAATAATCATCATTGCTTGTCACTTGTATAGCACCGTATATGATGGGAATGAATTACCTTTTCAAGTTCATCCTCCACTGCTTTAGCAATTTGATTCTTCTGCTCAAACACATCATCCAGATTTAGCTTTGGAACACTCGCCCTGATTACTGTACAGTCATGAGAGATATCATTATTTGGGAGGAAATAATAAGTTCAAAAAAGAACATCAAACATTGTGCTCATGCAATTGCAGTGCGCTGAAACTTTAGATATAACCATTTTTTATGTTGCGTCATGAGAAAAAAAGAATCTAAGAGATTCATCTATTCATACCATCGAACACATAGGCTTGGATCTGGGATCGAGTATTACTAAGCTTGTAAAAAGCATCAGTAGCTTTATCAGCCAGAGCACGGTATTGTATAGAAGCAACAACAGTTAAAAATACATTGTCCTGCACGACAAATGAAATGTTTTATCAGTTAAATCATGACAAAGGAAAAGGTCATGCTGTAGATTACTGTCATTGAGCACAGTGAGATATCCCCTATTAGATTATCATGATTTATTATGGTGGTTTACATGTCGTCCTTTCATTTGATTGAAAATCAGAACGTAGATGTCCACAAAGGTTCACAAGGACAAACAAAAACGCGTGCTACAAGTACAGTCTAgcaaaaactattttcaattcTGTGGCCATATCAATTATCTGGACATAATCTACTGGATCCAAGTTAAGTGAATTAGTTGGTTGAGCTCTTGAACACCGCTTCACGCCAGCAAATATGATGCAGGACAGCAGGAGAAAGATATGACACGACAAGCACAAGGCTTTTTATAGTAGTAGAACCCCCCTCCATCCTTCAACCATTAGGTTGCAGGGTTCAAAAGCCGAAACAAGGATATAATCAAGACaagacaaatttataacataacATCATCTTTGCGCTAATAGTTTCAATAATCTGTTACCTTTTGTTTTGTTAGGGTAAATCTCACACCCCCCACAATCATCTACCTAAGAGCCAACAATGGCCTTTCGCAACTTAGTTCACGAACTTTCAACCACATAGTTTAACAGTATTTTCCATCATGTTTTAATATGAATTaatcatcaacaacaacttaAGGGAAAGAGTTGATTCAAGCATATGCCATTATGAGTTGAAACATTTAAGGTTTTTCACATTGAACCCATTAGATTTTTCAAGTAATGACTTCATATCTACTATTTCTTgcaattttaatgaatttttttacatatatttacaCTTACACATTAAAACTAGTGGTTCATATGAACCAAGTAACTAAGAGTAGCATCGATCCCTGGGTTGCAGAGTGGAGAACTTCCTCTCCATTTTATGATTACCAAACTAATGAAATGTCATAGATCTAGTTGGAAAAAACAAGCAGCTGTCAAAACAAGCTAACACCTTTGATAATAAAACTCCATCAACATCGAGAGTTTACGCCAAATCACATACATTTACGCACCTTTGACTTGGTTTCACAGCGTACATCAAGCTGCTGCAGCCTTAAAGTTAGGTAACCAGCTACCTGGCTCCCAATACACCATGGCAAGAAATGACATCCAGGCTCAAGCACATCATCAAACTTGCCAAATCTCTCCTTAATAGCTACTGTGGATTGGTCAACTTGTACACAGCAGAACAGATTCCCCATTGTCTCTGTTCCCCCCAACAATTCAAACACAACAGGcaaaaaattcaagattttaaaaCACAGAGAAATAAAAGACCAATCTTTCCtttttaaacaataaaagaaCAACCAATTATCCTATGCCACATACAAGCAGCACTGTATATGGTATCTTGAACTATAAGAATCAAAAAGGGCAAGTTTTTCCTTTCTACTTTTTAAGATAATAACGAAATTACAAAAGTTATGATAAAATTTGGCACCAAACATAATTGGGTATTATTGAATAAGgtaattttttcaagaatagAAGATTGAATTTCCAAGATTATTAGGATGAGACATaccttttgattattattttgcaGATATCAGCGGAGAGAGACACGAGGTGTGGGGGTTAAATATGGGTTAATGTGCTTAGGAGagtgaaaatatataatttacacAAACTATAATAGcataaacaaaattatattcgAAAGCTATGTGAAgcataaaaaatcattattaatactttgtaaaaaaaaaaaagaaaatgacgaGGATTACAGtatgattgatcaatatttaGAGCCAGTTCGGCATTGATCTAAAAACTAGTTATTTGCTAGACGTGTTTTTCTAAAATAGTTTTTCTGAAaagtgataaaaataataataataattgatgttTGATCAATTCATTTGAAAAATGACGAATCAAGATTACTTTTGAGAGTCAAATTACGAAAATGACAAgtatcatattaaaattattttataaataaataaaatattaatataatattaacatgatgatttaaatatatttaattatatcaagcaaaataaattttaaaactattccACAAATTAAATCATCACATACAAAAAACATACCACAAAGTAAATAAGTTCTTCATCCGTCATAGTTTTTTTCAATGATTTCAATCCCTAATTTCATCATGTAATAATacgtaaaataatatataaaatataaataataatatacaaacataaataaaataaaaagttgatcatataaatatgtaaattaattaataagagaCATATtagtaaatatgaaaataaatatttttaagaagtaTAATATTTTAGCTTTTTTCCTCTGCTTCTATTTAAAAGCACTTTTGAGGGTTTGCCAAACccttaatttttcaaaagtttttttttgtttacgtaaatatatttttggccTCCCAATAACAATGTCAAACAGGCTATACATGATTAATCTCTAATTCAAATATAAACTTATtgataatatcattaatatttgTAAACATTATTTCCTTTACGTCAACAAAGTTGTCCAGTagaacaaaaagtaaaaacattttCCTATGGATTTCAAAAATCAACGCTATAGGAAAAGAATGAATTACATAGGGATTTTCCTAGAGATTAGTatgaaatttatagaaaaataatttttttccaaattttcatACCGATTCCTAGGAAAATTCCCATGTAATGCACCATAAATatttcaacaacaacaagaacaacaccCACTCAACATGTCTATAGAGCAATGGCTGCATTATAACCCATTCATTCCcatcattattattaactaGTCTTGGAAACGTGCGTTGCACATTTGATCCCTActatgatataaaatttatataagccTAACTTCATAGATATAAAAATTGATTGTGTTTACTAACTAAGATGTTAACATTCCAACTCGATCATCAAAAGATTAATTTCTGTCTCCTTGAAGATTTCAACATGCCTTCTCTCATTACAAGTTCCATTAGAAGTAGTAAGAATTTGTACACAATACATTTTATTTCTGCAAGCAACAAAAGAATATATGAGTAACAAAGTGCTTAGTGTTATAAAATGAAGCTAAAACTAATAATACTGAAAGATaaaaccaacaaaaatataGTGACAGttagaaatgttttttttgtttcttccaaGTGGGCAAAAGTCTCTTCACAATGTATACAATGACACCATTTATAggatataattaagtaaaatcaAAGAGTGTCTTAAATATGACATTAATTTCTTGAGAATGTGGATAAAATTATACAAGTTTGGGAGATCAGTGAGGAGATAGTGAAGGTGTATAGTATTaatacacataataaataataattagacCTAGAAATTATTGACTTGCACTTTTAAACACTATATTTACAATAACTCtgtagtattttattttgtaatattttgcatCTGATGGAGAAATGAAAACTATTTTAAGAGCttttactaatattataattaattgtttttacaACACTTCATTTTGcgtattttattatatcaaaataagtgaACTATAACTATCAGATTTCTGTAAATGAAGAAAATGGAATGAGATGATAAAGTGTTAAAGTATATATTTAGTGAAAGTTTTATTAAGAAGGCAAACATGCAAATATTAATCTGAAAATTCAATTCTATATTGAGTTTTGAAGTGCATATCAATGACAAATAGTTTAGGTGATTTACCATTATCATATAGTGATTACATGTTACtatttattcttaaatattttttcctttaaatacTTTATAGGAGCCATTGCTTAGTATTTAATAAGACtacattaataaattaaacactCTCAAAATCTGAATTATTCTCCTAGTTCATTATTTAgccattattataattaaagtaaTGATGCATCAACCTGAAAAACGTACTAATCTACAAATAAAACTGTTCAAATATTgctagaaattaaaattaaaaaatgatctataattttatttcatctgaaaatttgtagtgataatttcaattttatatataaccatatattttataacattcGATTTGATATAGAGACAAAATAGTAATCCAATGAAGAATTAAAGTAAGCATTATGAGGagcattaaatttaaaattcaactaattatcaaatttaaaacttaaggagcagaaaattaaataacattcagagaaaaaaattacaactaaCTTATTGTGTAATTAATATTAACAGGAAGAAAAAGGAATTACaactaatatttataatttaattaatataatatttaactatAGTATATGGACAAACGACAAAATAATAATCCAACTTTGAGATTTTGATCTTCCCATTTTTTATCAAAGGAATTGTTTTAGGTTTAAGGGCAAAGTGACTGTTCATTAAACTTCTCAGCTTTGGCtatttaaaacttaattaattagatattttataatattttaatttaatttaggaataatatatatatatatatatatatatatacgcgcacaaaaatagatatttttgaaaaaatcaagataagaatattcaattgtatatcaatcacattttaatcatttcttataaataagaaataagTGTAAGGATTAGAGTGTTGTATATCAATCACATTTTTTCTCTTAAGTTTTGAACTTTTATAATATGATGCAACTTTAGAGAAACTCTGAGAAGACAAATACAATTGAagttaatatgaatatatataatatttgtaactgataagaaattaaatatattattaattaagatttaatgaaatttattacTCACCGTTCGgaatcgaaagtcaatttgactaattttcaaaggtaaattgaatcacattaattcgatattttaaacaaaaaaattagatattctaaaactatatgaaaagtactataaattacaactttttgtatattaatatgatgaaaaaatacatcttaaaatgttggtcaaaatttttataatttgactctaaatatagaaatcatgacaaacaataccggacggagggagtaaaTAAGATAGAATAAAGGTGcggaattttttaaataattgattaaaaaaaatctgaaaaaagaaGATACGGAAATGAATTAAAGGTATTGGAATTTGAAAAGTATAACTTTTGAAGTTAAAAAGACTTCACATAAATGACATATTAAGtagtttaaaaaattgaagcaaTAATAttaattccaagaagtttaattaatatatttttattaatgtcaTATGACTAATTTTATCCTTCAAAGGTATAAAATTAGGGTCATTTTAACTGTTACAAAACTTTTGATTTCCTTTTGTCATTTAATTACAAATGTTCATTGTATCTATAGATTAATTGATGTCATAGATGGTAAGTTcttcattttgaaaatattatttttttattataatcaatgtgtatttatatttttattcacaaatatgtaataataatagtgtttAATAGAAAATACAATAGTGGAAGGGATAGGGATACAACCACTGGACTGTGGAGAGGGTAGaggttgttattgttgttggaATATTGGTGGTGTTTCTTGGGAGATCAtatgacataaaaaaaaattttaatcgtAAAAAGGTATTTTTACTTGTTGCTCTACTAAAGAACTTTGTTGACGGGAAGGGAAAAGAATGTATACAAATATTGTGAATTATTAGTgagtttataatattttactataaatgatatttttaagacAAACACACATTCATTCACTCACGGACACGTGCGCGCACATAACTGCGGGGGCGGATCTACACTGGAGTGCACGTGCACCTGGTAACTTTCGAAaaaatcatatgtatatatgtatatctattttgaaaaatagtaGAAATTAAGATATAGTAAATCTCATATTGTGTTGTTGAGAAACGATGGTCGAAGTAAGATCGTAGGAGGAGAGGGAAGGGTCAATCGGATGGAGAAGAATACCTCTGCAGCTTCTCTTTTATCTTAGGTTTTGGTTCGATTCCTTCCATAAttgcttattttctttttaggtatttctatttcctttttgttttgtaGGATCTAACCTGGACCACTTTTGCGCTCaaattagttgtttgtttaattttattcaataaatttatattatgagTCCAACAAGGCTTCATCACGCAACCTTAATAAATTTAACAACAGGTGTGTGCGTGCCTATAAGTGTGTCCATGCGTACTTGTACGTGTgtgttaaatcaaaatttaatctatatatacaatgtaattttcCAGCAAAAGAATATCGCTTTACACCCTTTAACGAATGTAGGTCCGCCCTGAAAGGAAGGAATACTATAAACCACATCTTTTTAAAGTTCAAAACATTGTGCAATAAAAACTTTTggttaaaaagaaaagttatttGACTATTTAGTGTGGTTTTGATTATAGAAATGCTCAATGGAGACACTATACAGTTATTATCAAAGGTCGCAATGGAGTGGAAAGTACCTCTTTATCATTAGTTAAAGGTCTTATTcgagttttaaaaataaattgtcttTGATAGAAATTTTTTTAGCTTTGAAAACTTTTCaacatgaaaatttatttatttttaaaacctTTTTGCTAACTATAAAAGATCACATAGAGAAGCTGACATTCACCAAAATTACTTACAAACTATGTGGAGGAAAAAAAGACAACAAAATTATAATCTAACTTAAAATTCAATGTCATTGTTGGATCATTCCACACTACatattcaacttttaattattatttttaatagctTTTCATTACTTGAGCCTCGATAAAATCTCCATTTACTTTTCaacatttgaaaaatcaaacaaaatcaatTTGGAGAATTTTCAACAAGAAACTCAGCACGTAACTGAAAATAGTGTTGCAATTACGTATCCATAATTTTATTAGGAGGAATGTTAATAGGTGTACTCACAGTCTGGCAAATTTCTTTAATAATAGCATTACACGTGGTATTATTCAACCCGTTTGACACAATTACATCAAGCCAATGAAATATTCAAGCAACATATATAGCGTCACGAAAAACTGATCTCCTCTGATCACTTACAAattgaataggaaaaaaatgacttttccaaatccttcaaatataaaaatgaagatCTCTTATAAAATAGGTCACTAATGCAAGACGAGAATTCATGTTATCAGCAACTATTCTCATTCATTCCAAAGAGATTTCACTACATGAACTTATACACAAGTCTTTTGATACACTTACCTTTTcccttttgaaaaaaaaaacataactagGAGAATCACTATTTCAAAAAACTTCATCAGCTCTTCAATATCTCCAAATTACTGCATAACTTACCGATGAACTCTCTCATGTACAGCTAGGTTACCGATACTTGTTCCAGCAAT harbors:
- the LOC101264394 gene encoding mitochondrial outer membrane protein porin of 34 kDa, whose product is MGKGPGLYTEIGKKARDLLYKDYQSDHKFSITTYSPTGVVITSSGSKKGDLFLADVNTQLKNKNVTTDIKVDTNSNLFTTITVDEAAPGLKTILSFRVPDQRSGKLEVQYLHDYAGICTSVGLTANPIVNFSGVVGTNIVALGTDVSFDTKTGDFTKCNAGLSFTNADLVASLNLNNKGDNLTASYYHTVSPLTSTAVGAEVNHSFSTNENIITVGTQHRLDPLTSVKARINNFGKASALLQHEWRPKSLFTVSGEVDTKSVDKGAKFGLALALKP
- the LOC101263869 gene encoding hypersensitive-induced response protein 1, which codes for MGNLFCCVQVDQSTVAIKERFGKFDDVLEPGCHFLPWCIGSQVAGYLTLRLQQLDVRCETKSKDNVFLTVVASIQYRALADKATDAFYKLSNTRSQIQAYVFDVIRASVPKLNLDDVFEQKNQIAKAVEDELEKAMSAYGYEIVQTLIVDIEPDEHVKRAMNEINAAARLRVAANEKAEADKIVQIKRAEGDAEAKYLAGLGVARQRQAIVDGLRDSVLGFSVNVPGTTAKDVVDMVLITQYFDTMKEIGASSKSSAVFIPHGPGAVSDIAGQIRQGLLQGSAVEQQNLL